CGTAGCCGGAATACGGCTCAGGATGCCGCCAGGAAGCGGCGGTCAGCGCGTCCTGCTCCTGGAAAGGACGAAATTGCAGTTGGTCGGGGATCGTCAAGTTGCGGCGCTCATTCATAACTTACTCCAGCAAGATCGTCCGCCGTCAGCAAAAACGGCGTGCGACCCCGGTGGCGGATGGCCAGCGCTGTAGGCGTCGCAATCCGGGGGAACTTTTCGCGCCTGGCAGCGTATAGAGAATGCGGCATGCAAAGGCCGTGCTGCGTGCCGTTGGCCTTGCATTGGGAACCCTGAAGGATTAGCCTTCGCTGGATTGGACCGCCACGTCCGCGGCCGGCAATTTTAGAGAGAACAACCGTCACCACCACTTTCCTCACGCAGAAAGGAAGTTGTTTATGAAGAAGCTGTTCATGGTCGTAATGTGCCTGGCACTGCTGGCCCCTGCCCTGGGCGCGCAAGACAAGAGTGCTCACAAAACCAAAGCGCCGGCCAGTGGCTTGCCTCCGATCATTGACCGCGAATTGATCTTTGGCAACCCGGAGATCGCGGGCGCGCAACTTTCGCCCGACGGAAAGTATCTGGCGTTCCTCAAACCCTGGAAAGACACTCGCAACGTCTACGTAAAAGGCGTCAACGAGCCTTTCAGCGCGGCCCGGCTGCTGACCACGGAAACCAAACGGCCCATCGCCGGCTTTTTCTGGACCCATGACAGCAAGTACATCCTGTTCGTGAAAGACAATGACGGCGACGAAAACTACAACGTCTACGCCGTGGATCCCGCGGCCAAGCCCGCGACTGGCGCGGACGCGCCTGCTTCGCGCGACCTGACTGGACTCAAAGGCATACGCGTCATCCCTTATGAAGCGCCCAAGAGCGATCCCGACGTGTTCTACATCGGCCTCAATGACCGCGACAAAGCCTGGCACGACCTCTACAAACTGAAAATCTCCACTGGGGAGAAGACGCTGATGCGCAAGAACACTGAGCGCATCTCCGGCTGGGTCTTCGATCGACAAGGCAATCTGCGCCTGGCTGAACGCTCCGCGGAGAACGGGGACACGGAAATCCTTCGCGTTGACGCCGACAAATTCACCAAGATCTATTCCTGCAACGTGTTTGAGCAATGCAACATCATCCGCTTTCAGAAAGACGGCAAGCGGGCGTACATGGTGACCAACAAAGGCGCCGGCATGGACCTGACCGCCCTGGCGCTGATTGATCCGGAAACCGGAAAAACGGAGATGGTGGAATCCGATCCCCTCAAGAGAGTGGACTTTACCGGCGCTGTTTTCTCAGAGGTGACTGACGAGCTGGCCCTTACCCAGTACCTGGACGATCATCTGCGCCGCTACTTCAAGGACAAAGACACCGAGGCCGGCTTCAAATGGCTGCAGGCAAAGTTTCCCGGCAAAGACGTGGGCCGCGCCTCATGGACCAAGGACGAACAGCACTGGCTGGTGGCCGTGACCAGCGATACCGAGCCGGGCGAAACCTATCTGTTCGACCGCAAGACCCACAAGCTCGCGCTGCAGTACAGAGTCCGGGAAAAACTTCCCCGCGAAGCGCTGGCGGAGATGAAAGTGGTCCACTACAGGTCTTCGGACGGGCTGGAAATCCCCGCCTATCTCACGTTACCCAAGGGCATCCCGGGCAAGAACCTGCCCACCATCATCTTCCCCCATGGCGGGCCGTGGGGCCGGGATGTCTGGGGCTACAACCCCTATGCGCAGTTCTTTGCCAACCGCGGCTATGCCGTGCTGAGCATGAACTTCCGCGGTTCCGCCGGCTATGGCAAGAAGTTCATTGATGGCGGCAACAACGAATGGGGCCGCAAAATGCAGGATGACGTCACCTGGGGCGCGAAGTACCTGATCGCTGAAGGCATTGCTGATCCCAAACGCGTGGGCATCTTCGGTGGTTCTTACGGCGGCTATGCGACCTTGGCCGGCGTAGCTTTCACGCCTGACGTTTACGCGGCGGCGGTGGACCTGTTTGGTCCGTCCAATCTCATCACTCTGCTGGATTCCATCCCGCCCTACTGGGAGGCCGGCCGCCAGATGTTCTACCAGCGCATGGGGAACCCCACCACGCCGGAAGGAAAAGCGTTGCTGGTGGAGCGTTCTCCGCTTACCTCCGCCAACAAAATCAAGACGCCGCTGATGATCGCGCAGGGCGCCAACGATCCTCGAGTCAACCACGCCGAGTCAGAGCAGATCATCGTGGCGCTGCGCGACCGCGGCTTCCCCGTGGAATACCTGCTGATCCCCGACGAGGGCCACGGCTTTGCCCGGCCCGTCAATAACATGGCTTCCACCATGGCCACGGAGAAGTTCTTCGCTAAATACCTGGGTGGACGCTACCAGGAAGGCGGCACGCCGGAAGTAACGGCGCGCCTGAAAGAGATCACGGTTGACCCCAAGACCGTGGTGCTGGCGAAGAAGGTAGACGCCGGCGCCGTGGGCCTGCCCAAGACCGCGGTTGATTTGCAGCCAGGCACGTTCAAGTACAAAGCGATGATCGAAGCCGGCGGACAGCAGATTCCGCTCAGCGTCAAGACCACGATCAGCGAAGAAGGCGGGGGCTGGACGGCCACCGACACCATTGACACACCCAACGGCGCGGTGACCCAGGTTTCTTCCATGGAAAAAGGGACGCTGGCGACCCGCAAACTCGGCGTGAAACAGGGGCCGGTGTCCATTGACCTCAACTTCGCCGGCGACAAGGCCGTGGGCAACATGAACGTGGGCGGACAGGACAAGCCCATCTCCGTGGACCTGGGTGGACCGCTGTTCGCCGAAGGCCCGGGAGCGAAGCAGTCTTTCGCATGCTTGCCCCTGGCGGAAGGTTACAGCACAACCTTCCGGAACTTTGACGTGGAGAAGCAAAAGGTAAAGCTGATGCAGTTAAAGGTTACAGGCGTGGAGAAGGTGACCGTGCCGGCCGGGACCTTTGATGCGTACCGCGTCGAGATCTCTTCCGCCGATGGCGGGCCCGACAAGGAAACGTTGTGGGTGGCCAAGGACTCCCGCAAGCCAGTCAAGGAATCGCTGGTGCTGGCCGCCATGGGAGGCGCCATCTTCACCCAGGAACTGGAACCATAGGCCGAACTTTTATCGGGCGCGCTTTCATTGAGAAATGGAAGCGCGCTTTTTTGTGCGCGCAAACCGGCGAAAAACGAGACTTTATCTTAATTTTTTGGCTGCGAAGACGTTTTCTCCCGGCAAAACCTCTTGCATCATCCCTTATACTGTTGTGCTCGATATGCATGCCCCGCCGACTTCCCGAAAACCGCCGTTCCGCGTCCGCCTGAGGCTGCTGCCCACGCTCAAGCGCGGGGAGATGTGGCGCTACATGGGGCCGGCGTTTGTAGCCAGCGTGGCCTACATTGATCCGGGGAATTTTGCCGCCAACTTTGAAGGCGGCGCCAAGTTCGGCTACACGCTGTTGTGGGTGCTGCTGTGGTCCAACGCCATGGCCATCCTCATTCAATATCTCTCAGCGAAACTAGGAATCGCCACCGGCAAGACTTTGCCGCAGAACTGCCGCGCATACTTCACGCCCAAGGTCAACTTTGGCTTGTGGATTGCCGCTGAACTGGCGGCGGTGGCCACGGACCTGGCGGAGTTTCTGGGCGCGGCCCTGGGCTTTAATCTGCTGTTCCACATTCCTTTGTTTTACGCTGCTCTGCTCACCGCGGTGGTGGTGTTCATGATGCTGGCGGTTGAGCTGTACGGATTCCGCCGTCTGGAACAGCTCATCATGGTTTTCGTTTTTGCCATCGCCGCCTGCTACGCCTTTGAGCTGTTTATCGTGCATCCGGACTGGGCCGCCGTTGCCCACGGCGT
The Terriglobia bacterium genome window above contains:
- a CDS encoding prolyl oligopeptidase family serine peptidase yields the protein MCLALLAPALGAQDKSAHKTKAPASGLPPIIDRELIFGNPEIAGAQLSPDGKYLAFLKPWKDTRNVYVKGVNEPFSAARLLTTETKRPIAGFFWTHDSKYILFVKDNDGDENYNVYAVDPAAKPATGADAPASRDLTGLKGIRVIPYEAPKSDPDVFYIGLNDRDKAWHDLYKLKISTGEKTLMRKNTERISGWVFDRQGNLRLAERSAENGDTEILRVDADKFTKIYSCNVFEQCNIIRFQKDGKRAYMVTNKGAGMDLTALALIDPETGKTEMVESDPLKRVDFTGAVFSEVTDELALTQYLDDHLRRYFKDKDTEAGFKWLQAKFPGKDVGRASWTKDEQHWLVAVTSDTEPGETYLFDRKTHKLALQYRVREKLPREALAEMKVVHYRSSDGLEIPAYLTLPKGIPGKNLPTIIFPHGGPWGRDVWGYNPYAQFFANRGYAVLSMNFRGSAGYGKKFIDGGNNEWGRKMQDDVTWGAKYLIAEGIADPKRVGIFGGSYGGYATLAGVAFTPDVYAAAVDLFGPSNLITLLDSIPPYWEAGRQMFYQRMGNPTTPEGKALLVERSPLTSANKIKTPLMIAQGANDPRVNHAESEQIIVALRDRGFPVEYLLIPDEGHGFARPVNNMASTMATEKFFAKYLGGRYQEGGTPEVTARLKEITVDPKTVVLAKKVDAGAVGLPKTAVDLQPGTFKYKAMIEAGGQQIPLSVKTTISEEGGGWTATDTIDTPNGAVTQVSSMEKGTLATRKLGVKQGPVSIDLNFAGDKAVGNMNVGGQDKPISVDLGGPLFAEGPGAKQSFACLPLAEGYSTTFRNFDVEKQKVKLMQLKVTGVEKVTVPAGTFDAYRVEISSADGGPDKETLWVAKDSRKPVKESLVLAAMGGAIFTQELEP